Proteins co-encoded in one Capsicum annuum cultivar UCD-10X-F1 chromosome 9, UCD10Xv1.1, whole genome shotgun sequence genomic window:
- the LOC107842982 gene encoding kinetochore-associated protein KNL-2 homolog isoform X2 yields the protein MTFPRKRKENTTKMASPSTESPEPKSNNSSKSCFHPTVCLKDWWLVRAQGDSQGRTLAVAGLTSREGQALRVFSSAPILKVYDVFNLETIDGICVVLNGFINKSRSEENGFPSEVFEQFLFGFPPQWEAFNENCLGRESQYRAAASGPLGSENPSVCSEKVKDLKKLNQKDHVEAIGETIQDRNGREDYEVEDNLMRDNQNDGEVASEVILQQITKRSTRSLDKLNSTNQNDRDVASEVLLQKITKRSTRSSDKLNSINTSTSFAKEQIADVEKATHFKSANVEATRDIIQDPNGSKDYEVEDNLMRDNQNDGDVANEVIVQKKTKRATRSSDKLNSAITSTSIAKEQTANVKRATHFKRANVEATGEIMQDHNGSKDFEVEDNMTRDSQNYGELASEVIVQKKTKRATRSSEKLDSTSTSTSIAKEQSADFKRAAHFKSTDVEATSEIIQAHNGSKYYEVEDNLMRDNQNDREVASEVIDKKTKRATRSSDKLNSSNTSTSIAKAQSADVTRGAHFKSANVEATGEIIQDPNGSKYYEVEDNLMSDNENDGEVAKEVTVQKKTKRAMRSSDKLNSTNTSTSIAKAQAADIRRATHFESAIAEDPNGSKDYEVEDNLMRNKRNDGDVASEVIVRKKTKRVTRSLDKLNSTNTYTSIAKEQTPDVKRATHSKSASTSVKNAKRKLTYDQRVTAVKQGDPNLDDLFRVSRSEPSRKRR from the exons ATGACATTCCCGCGCAAGAGAAAGGAGAATACCACTAAAATGGCTTCTCCTTCAACGGAATCTCCAGAACCCAAAAGCAACAATTCTTCAAAATCTTGCTTTCACCCAACA GTGTGTTTGAAAGATTGGTGGCTTGTTAGGGCTCAAGGTGATTCTCAAGGAAGGACTCTTGCTGTTGCTGGCCTCACTTCTAGAGA AGGTCAAGCGCTGCGAGTATTCTCCTCTGCACCAATTCTCAAGGTATATGATGTATTTAATCTTGAAACCATTGATGGGATATGTGTTGTCCTCAACGGCTTCATAAACAAAAGTCGCTCCGAGGAAAATGGTTTTCCGTCTGAG GTGTTTGAACAGTTTCTTTTTGGTTTTCCTCCTCAATGGGAGGCATTTAATGAGAATTGCTTAGGAAGAGAATCTCAATATAGGGCTGCAGCAAGTGGTCCCCTTGGATCTGAAAATCCATCTGTGTGCTCAGAAA AGGTTAAAGATCTAAAGAAGTTAAACCAAAAGGATCATGTAGAGGCTATCGGTGAAACAATACAGGATCGTAATGGGAGAGAAGATTATGAAGTAGAAGACAATTTGATGAGGGACAATCAGAATGATGGAGAAGTTGCAAGTGAAGTTATTTTACAACAGATCACAAAAAGATCAACAAGGTCATTGGACAAGCTTAATTCTACAAATCAGAATGACAGAGATGTTGCAAGTGAAGTTCTTTTACAAAAGATCACAAAAAGATCAACGAGGTCATCGGACAAGCTTAATTCTATAAACACTTCTACAAGCTTTGCAAAGGAGCAAATTGCAGATGTTGAGAAAGCAACGCACTTTAAAAGTGCAAATGTAGAGGCTACCCGTGATATAATACAGGATCCTAATGGGAGTAAAGACTATGAAGTAGAAGATAATTTGATGAGGGACAATCAGAATGATGGAGATGTTGCAAATGAAGTTATtgtacaaaagaagacaaaaagagcAACGAGGTCATCAGACAAGCTTAATTCTGCAATCACTTCTACAAGCATAGCAAAGGAGCAAACTGCAAATGTTAAGAGAGCAACTCACTTTAAAAGAGCAAATGTAGAGGCTACTGGTGAAATAATGCAGGATCATAATGGGAGTAAAGACTTTGAAGTAGAAGACAACATGACGAGGGACAGTCAGAATTATGGAGAACTTGCAAGTGAAGTTATtgtacaaaagaagacaaaaagagcAACAAGGTCATCAGAAAAACTTGATTCTACAAGCACTTCTACAAGCATTGCAAAGGAGCAAAGTGCAGATTTTAAGAGAGCAGCTCATTTTAAAAGTACAGATGTAGAGGCAACCAGTGAAATAATACAGGCTCATAATGGGAGTAAATACTATGAAGTAGAAGACAATTTGATGAGGGACAATCAGAATGATAGAGAAGTTGCAAGTGAAGTTATAGACAAGAAGACAAAAAGAGCAACAAGGTCCTCGGATAAGCTTAATTCTTCAAACACTTCTACAAGCATTGCAAAGGCGCAAAGTGCAGATGTTACGAGAGGAGCTCACTTCAAAAGTGCAAATGTAGAGGCTACCGGTGAAATAATACAGGATCCTAATGGGAGTAAATACTATGAAGTAGAAGACAATTTGATGAGTGACAATGAGAATGATGGAGAAGTTGCAAAAGAAGTTACtgtacaaaagaagacaaaaagagcAATGAGGTCCTCGGACAAGCTTAATTCTACAAACACTTCTACAAGCATTGCAAAGGCACAAGCTGCAGATATTAGAAGAGCAACTCACTTTGAAAGTGCAATTGCAGAGGATCCTAATGGGAGTAAAGACTATGAAGTTGAGGACAATTTGATGAGGAACAAGCGGAATGATGGAGATGTTGCAAGTGAAGTTATTGTACGAAAGAAGACAAAAAGAGTGACGAGGTCATTGGACAAGCTTAATTCTACTAACACTTATACAAGCATTGCAAAGGAGCAAACTCCAGATGTTAAGAGAGCAACTCACTCTAAAAGTGCAAGCACATCTGTCAAAAACGCAAAGAGGAAATTGACATAT GATCAGAGGGTTACAGCTGTTAAACAAGGCGACCCGAATCTGGATGATCTATTTAGAG TGAGTAGATCCGAACCATCAAGAAAGAGACGCTAA
- the LOC107842982 gene encoding kinetochore-associated protein KNL-2 homolog isoform X1 — MTFPRKRKENTTKMASPSTESPEPKSNNSSKSCFHPTVCLKDWWLVRAQGDSQGRTLAVAGLTSREGQALRVFSSAPILKVYDVFNLETIDGICVVLNGFINKSRSEENGFPSEVFEQFLFGFPPQWEAFNENCLGRESQYRAAASGPLGSENPSVCSEKVKDLKKLNQKDHVEAIGETIQDRNGREDYEVEDNLMRDNQNDGEVASEVILQQITKRSTRSLDKLNSTNQNDRDVASEVLLQKITKRSTRSSDKLNSINTSTSFAKEQIADVEKATHFKSANVEATRDIIQDPNGSKDYEVEDNLMRDNQNDGDVANEVIVQKKTKRATRSSDKLNSAITSTSIAKEQTANVKRATHFKRANVEATGEIMQDHNGSKDFEVEDNMTRDSQNYGELASEVIVQKKTKRATRSSEKLDSTSTSTSIAKEQSADFKRAAHFKSTDVEATSEIIQAHNGSKYYEVEDNLMRDNQNDREVASEVIDKKTKRATRSSDKLNSSNTSTSIAKAQSADVTRGAHFKSANVEATGEIIQDPNGSKYYEVEDNLMSDNENDGEVAKEVTVQKKTKRAMRSSDKLNSTNTSTSIAKAQAADIRRATHFESAIAEDPNGSKDYEVEDNLMRNKRNDGDVASEVIVRKKTKRVTRSLDKLNSTNTYTSIAKEQTPDVKRATHSKSASTSVKNAKRKLTYGSPQQGKEAVPLISPESLGFKRSKSGRMLLPPMAFWRNQRAVYDADQRVTAVKQGDPNLDDLFRVSRSEPSRKRR; from the exons ATGACATTCCCGCGCAAGAGAAAGGAGAATACCACTAAAATGGCTTCTCCTTCAACGGAATCTCCAGAACCCAAAAGCAACAATTCTTCAAAATCTTGCTTTCACCCAACA GTGTGTTTGAAAGATTGGTGGCTTGTTAGGGCTCAAGGTGATTCTCAAGGAAGGACTCTTGCTGTTGCTGGCCTCACTTCTAGAGA AGGTCAAGCGCTGCGAGTATTCTCCTCTGCACCAATTCTCAAGGTATATGATGTATTTAATCTTGAAACCATTGATGGGATATGTGTTGTCCTCAACGGCTTCATAAACAAAAGTCGCTCCGAGGAAAATGGTTTTCCGTCTGAG GTGTTTGAACAGTTTCTTTTTGGTTTTCCTCCTCAATGGGAGGCATTTAATGAGAATTGCTTAGGAAGAGAATCTCAATATAGGGCTGCAGCAAGTGGTCCCCTTGGATCTGAAAATCCATCTGTGTGCTCAGAAA AGGTTAAAGATCTAAAGAAGTTAAACCAAAAGGATCATGTAGAGGCTATCGGTGAAACAATACAGGATCGTAATGGGAGAGAAGATTATGAAGTAGAAGACAATTTGATGAGGGACAATCAGAATGATGGAGAAGTTGCAAGTGAAGTTATTTTACAACAGATCACAAAAAGATCAACAAGGTCATTGGACAAGCTTAATTCTACAAATCAGAATGACAGAGATGTTGCAAGTGAAGTTCTTTTACAAAAGATCACAAAAAGATCAACGAGGTCATCGGACAAGCTTAATTCTATAAACACTTCTACAAGCTTTGCAAAGGAGCAAATTGCAGATGTTGAGAAAGCAACGCACTTTAAAAGTGCAAATGTAGAGGCTACCCGTGATATAATACAGGATCCTAATGGGAGTAAAGACTATGAAGTAGAAGATAATTTGATGAGGGACAATCAGAATGATGGAGATGTTGCAAATGAAGTTATtgtacaaaagaagacaaaaagagcAACGAGGTCATCAGACAAGCTTAATTCTGCAATCACTTCTACAAGCATAGCAAAGGAGCAAACTGCAAATGTTAAGAGAGCAACTCACTTTAAAAGAGCAAATGTAGAGGCTACTGGTGAAATAATGCAGGATCATAATGGGAGTAAAGACTTTGAAGTAGAAGACAACATGACGAGGGACAGTCAGAATTATGGAGAACTTGCAAGTGAAGTTATtgtacaaaagaagacaaaaagagcAACAAGGTCATCAGAAAAACTTGATTCTACAAGCACTTCTACAAGCATTGCAAAGGAGCAAAGTGCAGATTTTAAGAGAGCAGCTCATTTTAAAAGTACAGATGTAGAGGCAACCAGTGAAATAATACAGGCTCATAATGGGAGTAAATACTATGAAGTAGAAGACAATTTGATGAGGGACAATCAGAATGATAGAGAAGTTGCAAGTGAAGTTATAGACAAGAAGACAAAAAGAGCAACAAGGTCCTCGGATAAGCTTAATTCTTCAAACACTTCTACAAGCATTGCAAAGGCGCAAAGTGCAGATGTTACGAGAGGAGCTCACTTCAAAAGTGCAAATGTAGAGGCTACCGGTGAAATAATACAGGATCCTAATGGGAGTAAATACTATGAAGTAGAAGACAATTTGATGAGTGACAATGAGAATGATGGAGAAGTTGCAAAAGAAGTTACtgtacaaaagaagacaaaaagagcAATGAGGTCCTCGGACAAGCTTAATTCTACAAACACTTCTACAAGCATTGCAAAGGCACAAGCTGCAGATATTAGAAGAGCAACTCACTTTGAAAGTGCAATTGCAGAGGATCCTAATGGGAGTAAAGACTATGAAGTTGAGGACAATTTGATGAGGAACAAGCGGAATGATGGAGATGTTGCAAGTGAAGTTATTGTACGAAAGAAGACAAAAAGAGTGACGAGGTCATTGGACAAGCTTAATTCTACTAACACTTATACAAGCATTGCAAAGGAGCAAACTCCAGATGTTAAGAGAGCAACTCACTCTAAAAGTGCAAGCACATCTGTCAAAAACGCAAAGAGGAAATTGACATAT GGAAGTCCTCAACAAGGGAAAGAGGCAGTTCCACTTATCTCTCCTGAATCCTTGGGTTTTAAGAGATCTAAATCAG GGAGAATGCTACTTCCTCCGATGGCATTTTGGCGCAATCAAAGAGCAGTTTATGATGCG GATCAGAGGGTTACAGCTGTTAAACAAGGCGACCCGAATCTGGATGATCTATTTAGAG TGAGTAGATCCGAACCATCAAGAAAGAGACGCTAA